One Candidatus Binataceae bacterium genomic window carries:
- the ilvB gene encoding biosynthetic-type acetolactate synthase large subunit, translated as MKKLTGAQIVIESLLQEGVDTIFGYPGGAILPTYDALLDSKIRHVLARHEQGATHMAEGYARVSGRPGVVLVTSGPGATNCVTGLADANMDSTPLVVITGQVATSLIGNDAFQEADVVGITRPCTKHNFLVKNVKDLARIIKEAFYIARNGRPGPVLIDLPKDVQQAEYPFKYPERVELRGFKPTVKGNPRQIERALEAIERAETPLFYVGGGVQWSGAAAELTQLVRGLGIPVCETLMGLGSVPASDPLCLGMLGMHGSYATNTAVCHTDCLIAVGARFDDRVTGRLADFAPKVKSIIHIDIDPASISKNVKVDVPIVGDIKAVLIDLLEAARGRESLARQHQAWTRWHQQILQWQKERPLYQHRGNGAAISAVGVLEELHRHTRPDCVIATDVGQHQMWVAQLFPFERPRSLLTSGGLGTMGYGLPAGIGAKFAAPERQVVVVSGDGSIQMNIQELATAVQYNVDLKVVILNNHFLGMVRQWQERFYQERYSYSEMSVPDFVKLAAAYGAQGFRVERPADLAATMDEAFATAGPVLIDVVIPKEEAVMPMIPPGSALSEMLFA; from the coding sequence ATGAAAAAGCTGACCGGCGCGCAAATCGTGATCGAGAGCTTGCTCCAGGAGGGCGTGGATACCATTTTCGGCTATCCTGGGGGCGCTATTTTGCCCACCTACGACGCTTTGCTCGATTCCAAAATTCGCCACGTTCTGGCCCGCCACGAACAGGGCGCAACCCATATGGCGGAGGGTTACGCTCGAGTCAGCGGGCGGCCGGGCGTGGTATTGGTAACCTCAGGTCCGGGCGCCACCAACTGCGTTACCGGGCTGGCTGATGCCAACATGGACTCCACTCCATTGGTGGTGATCACGGGCCAGGTTGCGACCAGTCTGATCGGTAACGACGCGTTTCAGGAAGCTGACGTAGTTGGGATTACCAGGCCTTGCACCAAGCACAATTTCCTGGTCAAGAACGTCAAGGATCTGGCGCGTATCATCAAGGAAGCCTTTTACATCGCCCGCAACGGGCGGCCAGGGCCGGTTCTTATTGATCTGCCCAAGGACGTACAGCAGGCTGAATATCCCTTCAAATATCCAGAGCGGGTGGAATTGCGCGGCTTCAAGCCCACTGTCAAAGGTAATCCGCGACAGATAGAACGGGCGCTGGAAGCAATCGAGCGGGCCGAGACCCCGTTGTTTTACGTCGGCGGGGGCGTGCAATGGTCGGGCGCGGCGGCGGAATTGACCCAGCTGGTGCGGGGGCTGGGAATCCCGGTGTGCGAAACCCTGATGGGACTGGGTTCGGTGCCCGCCTCCGATCCGCTCTGCCTAGGGATGCTGGGGATGCACGGCTCCTACGCCACCAATACGGCGGTGTGTCACACCGATTGCCTGATCGCAGTGGGCGCGCGCTTTGACGATCGCGTAACCGGGCGACTGGCCGACTTTGCGCCCAAGGTCAAGTCGATTATTCATATTGACATCGATCCAGCCTCGATCTCCAAAAATGTGAAGGTCGATGTTCCTATCGTAGGAGATATTAAGGCGGTGCTGATCGATTTGCTGGAGGCCGCCCGAGGGCGAGAAAGCTTGGCCCGCCAGCACCAAGCCTGGACGCGTTGGCATCAGCAGATCCTGCAGTGGCAGAAGGAACGACCGCTCTACCAGCATCGGGGCAACGGCGCCGCGATCTCGGCGGTAGGCGTGCTGGAGGAGCTGCATCGGCATACTCGGCCCGACTGCGTGATTGCCACCGACGTTGGACAGCATCAGATGTGGGTTGCGCAACTGTTTCCCTTCGAGCGACCACGCTCGCTGCTGACCTCGGGCGGCCTGGGCACGATGGGCTACGGCTTGCCCGCCGGGATTGGGGCCAAGTTCGCCGCGCCGGAGCGGCAGGTAGTGGTGGTGTCGGGCGACGGTTCGATCCAGATGAATATCCAAGAGTTGGCGACCGCGGTGCAGTATAACGTCGACCTCAAGGTGGTGATCCTCAACAACCACTTCCTGGGCATGGTTCGCCAATGGCAGGAGCGGTTCTACCAGGAGCGCTACTCGTACTCGGAAATGTCGGTGCCTGATTTTGTCAAATTGGCGGCGGCGTACGGTGCCCAAGGATTTCGCGTCGAACGGCCGGCCGATCTCGCGGCCACCATGGACGAGGCTTTCGCTACCGCGGGTCCTGTCCTAATCGACGTTGTTATTCCCAAGGAAGAGGCTGTCATGCCTATGATCCCGCCCGGTAGCGCGCTGTCCGAGATGCTCTTTGCCTGA
- a CDS encoding FHA domain-containing protein produces MAKTGAWLGAFALVALLAAAGPAHATLQLAVGNPGLQHFDSDGGVELDFGLTDANGQPVGNLRVGNVKVFENGQAAKILDFRGQGQGRPVDIVFVMDITESMQPYIDAVKQNMITFAQDLQANHRDYRLGLVTFEDYVVSQASDCNCAYRDKLTSSVDEFTQWVGSLHAGGGGDIPEDQLDALAYAASLPFRPDAQGIIILITDAPDHHAGDGSANSQHDQAFWDHHKNGGDVTNRTASEVAALLKKNGLSLYAVAPPPFIAPDYHEIVTATHGRAYNIITEEGRFSELVREIGHSIATQYSLTYLTPRPIEDGTERHIELEVSYDGQSAVARTEYQVRGVGGGRIIEPTLGSAGAGSPASLGEVSFAWWNGLIPLLAIVGLLVLSRTGLGVPAEELKAIVTAQSQAPLRPPMPPPRAAGAPAQVRGPAAIRESAPVPPAVPPDSGHGARLVTVSPEGPIAAEYSLLKDDVGLGRGTENDLVIPHVSVSRNHARIARRNGTYQLTDLNSTNGTYLNNRPVQGWVTITPGSEVRLGDVSFVFRS; encoded by the coding sequence ATGGCTAAAACAGGCGCATGGTTGGGCGCGTTTGCGCTGGTGGCATTGCTGGCAGCAGCCGGCCCCGCCCACGCTACGCTTCAGCTCGCGGTGGGCAACCCCGGCTTGCAGCATTTCGACAGCGATGGCGGGGTCGAGCTGGATTTCGGCCTGACCGACGCCAACGGCCAGCCCGTGGGCAATCTGCGAGTGGGCAACGTCAAGGTGTTCGAGAATGGGCAAGCGGCGAAAATCCTGGATTTTCGGGGTCAGGGCCAGGGCCGGCCGGTGGATATCGTGTTCGTGATGGATATCACGGAATCGATGCAGCCTTACATCGATGCGGTCAAGCAGAATATGATCACCTTCGCCCAGGACCTGCAGGCCAACCATCGCGACTATCGTCTGGGACTGGTGACCTTCGAGGATTATGTGGTCTCGCAGGCCTCCGATTGCAATTGCGCCTACCGCGACAAGCTGACCTCCAGCGTCGACGAGTTCACTCAATGGGTCGGTTCGTTGCACGCCGGCGGCGGCGGCGATATCCCCGAGGATCAGCTCGACGCGCTTGCCTATGCGGCCTCGCTGCCGTTTCGTCCTGACGCGCAGGGCATCATCATCCTGATTACCGACGCTCCCGACCATCATGCCGGCGACGGTTCGGCCAATTCCCAGCACGACCAGGCTTTCTGGGACCACCATAAGAACGGAGGCGACGTTACCAACCGGACTGCCTCCGAAGTGGCCGCCCTGCTCAAGAAGAACGGGCTTAGTCTGTATGCGGTAGCTCCCCCGCCGTTCATCGCGCCGGACTACCATGAGATCGTCACTGCGACCCATGGCCGCGCGTACAATATTATTACCGAGGAAGGGCGCTTCTCAGAGTTGGTGCGCGAAATCGGCCATTCGATTGCCACGCAGTACTCCTTGACCTATCTTACTCCGCGGCCGATCGAGGACGGTACCGAGCGGCATATCGAGCTGGAGGTAAGCTACGACGGTCAGAGCGCCGTGGCGCGCACCGAGTATCAGGTGCGAGGGGTGGGCGGTGGCCGAATCATTGAACCCACTTTGGGATCGGCCGGCGCCGGGTCGCCGGCCAGCCTTGGCGAAGTTTCCTTCGCCTGGTGGAATGGGCTGATTCCGCTGCTGGCGATCGTCGGGCTGCTGGTGCTGTCGCGCACCGGCCTGGGTGTTCCGGCCGAGGAACTCAAGGCCATCGTGACGGCCCAGAGCCAAGCGCCGCTGCGCCCGCCGATGCCGCCACCGCGCGCCGCGGGTGCGCCCGCTCAGGTCCGCGGACCGGCAGCGATACGCGAGTCCGCGCCCGTACCGCCGGCGGTCCCACCGGATTCCGGTCACGGTGCGCGCTTGGTGACGGTGAGTCCCGAAGGGCCCATTGCAGCCGAATACAGTCTGCTCAAAGATGATGTGGGGTTGGGGCGAGGTACAGAGAACGACCTGGTGATTCCCCACGTCAGCGTGTCGCGCAACCATGCTCGGATCGCGCGCCGCAACGGCACCTACCAGCTAACCGATCTCAATTCCACTAACGGTACCTATCTCAATAATCGCCCGGTTCAAGGCTGGGTCACGATTACTCCCGGCAGCGAGGTGCGACTGGGGGACGTAAGCTTTGTCTTTCGCAGTTAG